A section of the Candidatus Kaelpia imicola genome encodes:
- a CDS encoding RsmE family RNA methyltransferase, with translation MEKHYFYNPGLKKEDRVVLLTEQEFYHLDRVLRLKESDSVYLLNGKGLVAQGEIKSKTETSAEIIILSNSFFKKPRNIILLQSLIKKDAMDLVIEKAQELGLSALWPVIASRSVVKIGHGKKSQNKLERWQRIAIEAMKQSGSPYLMEILEPGSFRDILSKLSKEESKYILNKYGQEAKTIIGSDLGDILLLIGPEGGFTEEEYKEADSYGFKSISLGESRLRSETAAISAVSIFKCLIS, from the coding sequence ATGGAGAAACATTATTTTTATAACCCGGGATTAAAAAAAGAAGATAGAGTTGTGTTATTAACGGAACAGGAGTTTTATCATTTAGATAGAGTGCTTAGATTAAAAGAATCTGATTCAGTTTATCTTCTTAATGGCAAAGGTCTTGTTGCTCAAGGAGAGATTAAGAGTAAAACAGAAACATCTGCTGAGATAATAATATTAAGCAACTCTTTTTTTAAGAAACCAAGGAATATTATTTTACTACAATCGTTAATAAAAAAGGATGCAATGGATTTGGTTATTGAGAAAGCTCAAGAACTGGGTCTTTCAGCTCTATGGCCTGTCATAGCTTCGAGATCCGTTGTTAAAATAGGGCATGGTAAAAAGAGTCAAAATAAACTGGAACGCTGGCAGAGAATAGCAATTGAGGCTATGAAACAATCGGGGAGCCCTTATTTAATGGAAATTTTGGAACCAGGGAGTTTTAGAGATATTTTAAGTAAATTGAGTAAAGAAGAATCTAAATATATCTTAAATAAATATGGTCAGGAAGCAAAAACGATAATAGGTTCGGATTTAGGCGATATCTTGCTTTTGATAGGTCCTGAGGGGGGTTTTACCGAAGAAGAGTATAAAGAAGCGGATTCTTATGGTTTTAAATCTATTAGCTTAGGTGAGAGCCGTCTTAGATCCGAGACAGCAGCAATATCTGCAGTATCAATCTTTAAATGCCTGATAAGCTAA
- the mtaB gene encoding tRNA (N(6)-L-threonylcarbamoyladenosine(37)-C(2))-methylthiotransferase MtaB has product MYNFYLKTFGCKLNQYESQLIRENLTLNNWLEVESVEQSDYVLINSCCVTHDAVRELKRFIRSVKRKNSALKIAVLGCLVQLYPQELQDIECDILSNNREKFDLSGNLTKVKDYIEGFKNHTRAFVKVQDGCNNRCSYCCVWMARGSSRSRDRGQVLNEIAALLRSGYKEIVLTGCCLGDFGKDRGSSLSQLLSEINGIDSDFRIRLSSIEPQDVDKELIESISNFDKIVPHLHIPLQSGSDTVLKLMGRKYDKEHFRELVLKLKGMDSFQFSTDIIVGFPGEREEDFKDTIELLKELRPIRVHVFPYSLRPKTAAFELGGKVTGTVLLSRRKEALSAAQILILDNLKEQVGKRFQVLIERKIGNFWVGYSENYIKIKFRGDRDFKNRLLLVKAVDLDSNDSALLAVPLH; this is encoded by the coding sequence ATGTATAATTTCTATCTAAAGACATTCGGCTGCAAGTTAAATCAATATGAGTCCCAACTTATAAGAGAGAACCTTACTCTTAACAATTGGCTTGAGGTTGAAAGTGTAGAACAATCCGATTACGTTTTAATTAATAGCTGCTGCGTTACTCATGATGCGGTAAGAGAGCTTAAGAGATTTATCCGCTCTGTGAAGCGTAAAAACTCTGCTTTAAAAATAGCCGTGCTGGGCTGCCTGGTCCAGCTCTACCCTCAGGAACTTCAGGATATAGAGTGCGATATCTTATCTAATAATAGAGAGAAGTTTGATCTATCAGGCAATTTAACTAAAGTCAAAGATTATATAGAAGGATTCAAGAATCATACCAGGGCATTTGTAAAAGTACAGGACGGCTGTAACAATAGATGCTCCTATTGCTGTGTTTGGATGGCCAGGGGCTCTTCTCGCTCAAGAGATAGAGGCCAGGTTTTAAATGAGATAGCTGCTCTATTAAGGTCAGGTTACAAGGAGATAGTTCTTACCGGCTGTTGTTTGGGCGATTTTGGTAAAGATAGAGGCTCTTCACTTTCTCAATTATTAAGTGAAATAAATGGGATAGATTCTGATTTTAGAATAAGACTAAGTTCTATTGAACCTCAGGATGTAGATAAAGAGCTGATAGAGTCTATAAGTAATTTTGATAAGATTGTACCTCATCTGCATATTCCTTTACAGAGCGGGTCGGATACGGTTTTAAAATTGATGGGCAGGAAATATGATAAAGAGCATTTTAGAGAGTTAGTGTTAAAACTTAAAGGTATGGATAGTTTTCAGTTTTCAACCGATATTATAGTTGGTTTTCCAGGAGAGAGAGAGGAAGATTTTAAAGATACGATAGAGCTATTGAAAGAACTTAGGCCTATTAGAGTGCACGTTTTTCCTTATAGTCTCAGACCTAAAACAGCGGCTTTTGAATTAGGTGGTAAGGTAACCGGAACTGTCTTATTGAGCAGGAGAAAAGAGGCTTTATCAGCGGCTCAAATTTTAATATTAGATAATTTAAAAGAACAAGTAGGCAAGAGATTTCAGGTTCTCATAGAGAGAAAGATAGGCAATTTCTGGGTGGGGTACAGCGAAAATTACATAAAGATTAAGTTTAGAGGTGATAGGGATTTTAAAAATAGATTGCTTTTGGTTAAAGCCGTAGATTTAGATTCAAACGATAGTGCTCTTTTAGCTGTTCCGCTGCATTGA
- the dprA gene encoding DNA-processing protein DprA has protein sequence MEDREYLIALNMVEGLGSIRITKLLNGFNSAEDIFRSGESRLQSIAGIGRELSLRIRSFNIKALKEELELSKKENIKIISILDEDYPEDLKNIPDAPIILYVKGVLDNSGLNIAVIGSRKASSYGLLTAERLSGQLASLGVTIISGMAREIDSAAHKGALKAGGRTVAVLGSGLLNIYPPENVELAKQITGNGAVISEFPLKTSPLRENFPRRNRIISGLSKGVIVVEAALRSGALITADLALDQGRDVFAVPGEVGSPTSCGTNYLIKQGAKLVDSAEDILEEYG, from the coding sequence ATGGAAGATAGAGAATATCTCATAGCTTTAAATATGGTTGAAGGTTTAGGGTCGATCAGGATAACTAAATTACTGAACGGTTTTAACAGCGCAGAAGATATTTTTCGATCTGGTGAGAGTCGATTACAGAGTATAGCCGGTATAGGCAGAGAGCTCTCTTTACGGATAAGAAGCTTTAATATTAAAGCCCTGAAAGAGGAGTTAGAGCTCTCTAAGAAAGAGAATATTAAAATTATATCCATATTGGATGAAGATTATCCAGAAGACCTAAAGAATATACCGGATGCGCCTATTATTCTATATGTTAAGGGGGTATTGGATAATTCGGGTCTAAATATCGCAGTAATAGGCTCAAGAAAAGCAAGTTCTTATGGTTTATTGACGGCAGAGAGGCTCTCCGGGCAATTAGCTTCACTGGGTGTGACTATCATATCAGGTATGGCAAGAGAGATAGATAGCGCTGCCCATAAAGGAGCATTAAAAGCCGGGGGCCGGACAGTTGCTGTTTTAGGTTCGGGGTTACTTAATATTTATCCTCCTGAAAATGTTGAACTTGCAAAGCAGATAACTGGAAACGGCGCAGTAATATCAGAGTTTCCTTTAAAAACTTCACCTCTGCGTGAGAATTTTCCGCGCAGGAATCGGATTATTTCAGGCTTGAGCAAAGGTGTTATAGTAGTTGAGGCTGCTCTTCGTTCAGGGGCTTTAATTACAGCAGATCTTGCGCTTGACCAGGGTAGAGATGTTTTTGCTGTCCCCGGAGAGGTTGGTTCTCCTACATCTTGCGGAACAAACTATCTTATAAAGCAGGGGGCTAAGCTTGTTGATTCGGCAGAAGATATATTGGAAGAGTACGGTTAA
- the topA gene encoding type I DNA topoisomerase encodes MKKTSLVIVESPAKAKTIQKYLGDKFLVRSCMGHVRDLPKSKMGIDIEGGFQPHYIIISQKRKVVSGLKKDAKGKENLYLASDQDREGEAISWHLEHILAEDKNVYRVVFHEITKEAIKAAFDNPQEIDLNKVDAQQARRILDRIVGYNLSPLLWKKVGKGLSAGRVQSVTLRLIAERENEIKSFLPQEYWEIEADLKKYDSEESFKAKLVKVHGEKSDLKNRDTAEKIFNDLKEADFTIDEIKDKEKKQNPSAPFTTSTLQQEAFNKLKFSANKTMFLSQQLYEGIDIGEEGPIGLITYMRTDSFNIAESFISKVREYIPQNFGNDYLPDKPKKYKKRGRSQAAHEAIRPTSVSRSPDEISIYLTHDQLQLYDLIWKRTLASQMNPAKYMARSVDIGAEYCIFRANGRKLIFDGYTVLYPKDETSILPELEEGERLKIVELIPSQHFTKPPPRYTEASLVKIMEERGIGRPSTYAPTIQILTVRDYIYKHSGQLVPTELGIIVIELLISHFPKILDVGFTAHVEEDLDRIEEGEVQWDSVVAEFYQPFLEQLKEAQDKMPSVKDEIIQTDEICEICGSPMVVKWGRNGRFLGCSGYPECKNSKAITTGVRCPQEGCSGELVKKKSGKGRLFYGCSNYPNCTFTSSRLPNDS; translated from the coding sequence ATGAAGAAAACAAGTTTAGTTATTGTAGAATCACCTGCCAAAGCAAAGACTATCCAGAAGTATCTGGGCGATAAATTCCTTGTGCGGTCTTGTATGGGCCATGTCAGAGATTTGCCCAAAAGCAAGATGGGTATTGATATAGAGGGTGGATTCCAACCCCATTATATAATAATATCTCAGAAGAGGAAGGTAGTTAGTGGATTAAAGAAAGATGCTAAAGGTAAAGAGAATCTCTATCTTGCTTCCGACCAGGATAGGGAGGGAGAGGCTATCAGCTGGCATCTTGAGCATATATTAGCTGAAGATAAGAATGTATACCGGGTTGTATTTCACGAGATTACAAAGGAGGCGATTAAAGCCGCCTTCGATAATCCTCAGGAGATAGATTTAAACAAGGTTGATGCTCAGCAGGCCAGGCGTATATTGGATAGGATTGTGGGTTATAACTTAAGTCCGCTTCTCTGGAAGAAGGTTGGAAAGGGGTTAAGCGCAGGAAGGGTTCAATCCGTTACTCTGCGCCTTATTGCCGAACGTGAAAATGAGATTAAGAGCTTTCTTCCTCAAGAATATTGGGAGATAGAAGCTGATTTGAAGAAATATGATAGTGAAGAGAGTTTTAAAGCCAAACTTGTTAAAGTTCACGGCGAGAAGTCCGATTTGAAAAACAGAGATACTGCAGAGAAAATATTCAATGATTTAAAAGAGGCTGATTTTACAATAGATGAGATAAAGGATAAAGAGAAAAAGCAGAACCCTTCGGCTCCTTTTACGACGAGTACTTTACAGCAGGAGGCATTCAATAAATTAAAATTTTCTGCCAATAAGACAATGTTTCTCTCTCAGCAGCTTTATGAAGGCATAGATATAGGAGAAGAGGGGCCTATCGGTTTAATAACCTATATGCGTACCGATTCATTTAATATCGCAGAGAGTTTTATATCTAAGGTCAGAGAATATATTCCTCAGAATTTCGGCAATGATTATTTGCCCGATAAACCTAAAAAATATAAGAAGAGAGGCCGTTCTCAGGCAGCCCATGAAGCGATAAGGCCGACATCTGTCAGTAGATCTCCAGATGAGATATCTATATATCTAACACACGATCAGCTGCAGTTATATGATTTAATCTGGAAGAGGACTCTTGCATCTCAGATGAACCCGGCTAAATATATGGCCCGGTCGGTAGATATAGGAGCAGAGTATTGTATATTTAGAGCAAACGGAAGAAAGCTTATCTTTGATGGTTATACTGTTCTATATCCAAAAGACGAGACCAGTATATTACCTGAACTAGAAGAGGGTGAGAGACTCAAAATAGTTGAGCTTATCCCTTCGCAGCATTTTACAAAACCTCCTCCAAGATATACCGAAGCTTCTTTGGTAAAGATAATGGAGGAGAGAGGCATTGGGAGACCTTCTACTTATGCACCTACTATTCAGATATTAACCGTTAGAGATTACATCTATAAGCATTCCGGTCAGTTGGTCCCTACCGAGCTTGGTATAATCGTAATAGAGCTTCTGATAAGCCACTTCCCTAAAATACTCGACGTCGGTTTTACAGCACACGTAGAGGAAGATTTAGACAGGATTGAAGAGGGGGAGGTTCAGTGGGATAGTGTAGTGGCTGAATTTTATCAACCATTCTTGGAACAGTTAAAAGAGGCTCAGGATAAGATGCCCAGTGTAAAAGACGAAATTATTCAGACAGATGAAATTTGTGAAATCTGCGGTAGTCCTATGGTCGTTAAATGGGGGAGAAACGGCCGTTTTCTAGGTTGCTCCGGTTATCCGGAATGTAAGAACTCAAAAGCTATTACAACCGGAGTCAGATGTCCTCAGGAGGGATGCAGCGGTGAACTTGTTAAAAAAAAGAGCGGGAAAGGCAGGCTATTTTACGGCTGCAGCAACTATCCGAATTGCACATTTACCAGCAGTAGATTGCCGAACGACTCTTAA
- the xerC gene encoding tyrosine recombinase XerC: MTKEEKFLKYLRIEREFSYYTSKSYREDLDIFNQFLNNKDPKETTYLDIRRFIAYLRTKGDSKRTISRRLSCLRSFFKFLIREGYVKKNPMLAISGLKLDKPLPKFLSYQDVSHLLDKIERGDYFTIRDAAMLETVYSTGIRVSELVNLNTVDVDFISGLLKVYGKGKKERLLPVGSKALKAIKLYLDKRVSSGFGSKSVLFLNKRGERITERSIGRIIKKYALQAGIDIDISPHTLRHTFATHLLDRGADLRSVQELLGHASLSTTQIYTHLTLEGLKRVYEKSHPRA, from the coding sequence ATGACGAAAGAAGAAAAATTTTTAAAATATTTGAGAATAGAGAGGGAGTTTTCTTATTATACATCAAAGAGCTACAGAGAGGATCTAGATATATTCAACCAGTTTTTAAATAATAAGGACCCTAAAGAGACTACATATCTTGATATTAGAAGATTTATAGCGTATTTAAGAACAAAAGGAGATTCAAAGAGAACTATTTCACGAAGGCTCTCATGTCTTAGAAGTTTTTTTAAGTTTCTTATTCGGGAAGGTTACGTTAAGAAAAACCCTATGCTTGCAATAAGCGGGCTTAAGCTGGATAAGCCCTTGCCTAAATTCCTCTCTTATCAGGATGTCAGTCATCTCTTAGACAAAATAGAGAGAGGAGATTATTTTACAATAAGAGACGCAGCAATGTTAGAGACGGTTTATTCAACCGGTATAAGAGTAAGTGAATTGGTTAATTTAAATACCGTAGATGTTGATTTTATATCCGGACTCTTAAAGGTTTATGGAAAAGGTAAAAAAGAGCGGCTTCTTCCTGTAGGCTCAAAAGCATTGAAAGCCATTAAGTTATATCTGGATAAAAGAGTCTCTTCGGGCTTCGGTTCTAAGAGTGTGCTTTTTTTAAATAAGAGAGGGGAGAGAATTACAGAGAGAAGTATTGGAAGAATTATTAAAAAATATGCCTTGCAAGCCGGAATAGATATAGATATATCGCCTCATACCTTACGTCATACTTTTGCTACTCATCTTCTAGATAGAGGTGCTGATCTCAGGAGTGTTCAGGAGCTTCTTGGTCATGCCAGTCTCTCTACAACTCAAATATATACTCATTTAACTTTAGAAGGATTAAAAAGGGTTTATGAAAAAAGTCATCCCCGGGCTTAG
- a CDS encoding glycosyltransferase N-terminal domain-containing protein, giving the protein MKKVIPGLSFKIALNILYFLFLPSVLAIYIIRGKYHSGWLERVLLGHWREIIKERDSLIWIHGVSLGEAREAILLYRKLKEKRSNYKYLLTTVTEVGQKFIKQHIDREDYSAYLPLDLSFLIRRVLSHLKIELVLILETELWPNFIIGLKERSIPVGLINARISKKSFPRYRLIKTQIGKVLNQLDFISSSGDMTTLKLDSLGFKNREYIFEGNIKFDLNLPSVKRDSRIEDLNRILKQNNQKLFIAGSTHGEESIFLSRCFLQLKNSYPDWKFLIAPRQLIELESLKNFLRAGGYRWSLFSLGFQAESEQDIYIMDEVGYLPALYSLSEAVFVGGSLLPYGGHNIIEPAVFKKPILIGPYYHNFKEIVDEFLKEEAVLIIRKESLLSSMERIFSQQSLRELYGRRAFGVVEKNRGGLKKVIDFVCSRYI; this is encoded by the coding sequence ATGAAAAAAGTCATCCCCGGGCTTAGCTTCAAGATAGCTCTAAATATTCTGTACTTTCTGTTTCTTCCGTCCGTTCTGGCAATCTATATCATAAGAGGTAAATATCACTCTGGATGGCTGGAACGGGTCCTGCTTGGTCACTGGAGAGAGATCATCAAAGAACGGGATAGTCTAATCTGGATACATGGAGTAAGTTTAGGTGAGGCAAGAGAGGCTATACTTTTATACCGCAAGTTAAAAGAGAAGAGATCCAATTATAAATATCTTTTAACGACGGTAACAGAGGTTGGACAGAAGTTTATAAAGCAGCATATAGATAGAGAGGATTACAGCGCTTATCTTCCTCTCGATCTCTCTTTCTTGATTCGCCGTGTTCTCAGTCATCTTAAGATAGAGCTGGTATTAATATTGGAGACAGAGCTTTGGCCTAATTTTATAATAGGTTTGAAAGAGCGCAGTATCCCCGTGGGGCTGATCAATGCCAGGATATCTAAGAAATCTTTTCCTCGCTATAGGCTGATTAAGACTCAGATTGGGAAAGTCTTAAACCAGCTGGATTTCATATCCAGCAGCGGCGATATGACAACTTTAAAGCTGGACTCTCTGGGGTTTAAAAATAGAGAGTATATTTTTGAAGGCAATATTAAATTTGATTTAAATCTGCCTTCAGTTAAAAGAGATTCTCGGATAGAAGATTTGAACCGTATTTTGAAACAGAATAACCAGAAACTTTTTATTGCTGGAAGCACACATGGAGAAGAGAGTATATTTTTATCTCGGTGTTTTCTGCAGCTTAAGAATAGCTACCCGGATTGGAAATTTTTGATAGCTCCCAGGCAGCTGATAGAACTGGAGAGCTTAAAGAATTTTTTAAGAGCAGGCGGTTACAGGTGGAGCCTCTTCTCTTTGGGGTTTCAAGCTGAGTCTGAACAGGACATATATATAATGGATGAGGTTGGTTATCTGCCGGCCCTATATAGCCTATCTGAAGCTGTATTTGTTGGAGGAAGCCTTCTTCCTTATGGAGGCCATAATATTATCGAGCCGGCTGTTTTTAAAAAACCAATTCTTATAGGGCCTTATTATCATAATTTTAAAGAGATTGTGGATGAGTTTTTAAAGGAAGAGGCGGTATTAATAATTAGAAAGGAGAGTCTATTATCTTCTATGGAGAGAATATTTTCTCAACAGAGCCTGAGGGAGCTATATGGCCGGAGAGCTTTTGGAGTTGTAGAGAAAAATAGAGGCGGCTTAAAAAAAGTAATAGATTTTGTCTGCTCACGATATATATGA
- the lpxK gene encoding tetraacyldisaccharide 4'-kinase, which produces MKAAYKKKYLKIIFSDNRKYFILFFLLSSLSLLYGSVITILRSRRSRYKYKSKKPVLSVGNITWGGTGKTPLAIELGNYIKSAGFKLGVIHHGGAAGDEVALLKQNIPGARVLQSTSKLAALIELERDSEIDIILIDDGYQNWNIERDLNILCLNFRKPFGNGFLIPRGSLRERCSAISRADIIMVNKVRNQESFIYTSNIKRYNSHAPLVFTKYKIKELYDVFNQTQLCMQDIFRIRASFITAVADAEYVKTILVNMNIDIKDGFIYPDHHLFREEDLVSIKNNIAEDVKAIFITEKDYVKIKDNLEFVKDVFNDKLLILFKIGLEYLDNEKALFGRLDILLDSLSS; this is translated from the coding sequence ATGAAAGCAGCATATAAGAAAAAATATTTAAAGATCATATTCTCTGATAATAGAAAATATTTCATCCTATTCTTCTTGCTAAGCTCTCTCTCTCTCCTCTATGGTTCTGTTATTACAATCTTGAGATCTAGAAGGAGCAGGTATAAATACAAGTCTAAAAAACCTGTTCTATCTGTTGGGAATATAACATGGGGTGGTACCGGTAAGACTCCGCTTGCAATAGAGCTTGGTAATTATATTAAATCTGCGGGGTTTAAATTAGGTGTTATTCATCACGGCGGAGCAGCGGGGGATGAGGTGGCCCTTTTAAAGCAGAACATTCCCGGCGCTAGAGTCCTCCAGAGTACTTCAAAGTTAGCTGCATTGATAGAGTTAGAGAGAGATAGTGAGATAGATATCATTCTTATAGACGATGGGTATCAGAATTGGAACATTGAAAGAGATTTAAATATTCTCTGTCTCAACTTTAGAAAGCCTTTTGGCAATGGGTTTCTGATTCCAAGAGGCAGCTTAAGAGAGAGATGTTCCGCAATTAGCAGAGCAGATATTATAATGGTTAATAAGGTCAGGAACCAAGAGAGTTTTATCTATACCTCAAATATTAAAAGATATAATTCTCATGCGCCTCTGGTCTTTACAAAGTATAAGATTAAAGAGCTATATGATGTTTTTAACCAAACTCAGCTCTGTATGCAGGATATCTTCAGAATAAGAGCCAGTTTTATTACTGCAGTTGCTGATGCTGAGTATGTGAAGACTATCCTTGTGAATATGAATATAGATATTAAAGATGGATTTATCTATCCCGACCACCATCTTTTTAGAGAGGAAGATCTGGTTTCAATAAAAAATAATATCGCAGAAGATGTTAAAGCGATATTTATTACAGAGAAGGATTATGTAAAAATTAAAGATAATTTAGAATTTGTCAAAGATGTTTTTAATGATAAACTTTTAATTCTCTTTAAGATAGGTTTAGAGTATCTGGATAATGAAAAAGCGCTTTTTGGAAGACTGGATATTTTATTGGATAGCCTTAGCAGTTAA
- a CDS encoding ELM1/GtrOC1 family putative glycosyltransferase — MKKRFLEDWIFYWIALAVKGFFSLFPYRLGVGFGAGVIYLLSFFYSRRFDVAYMNLKSAFPCKYPAEIKWLIRRSILNLGLSFMEFILSVKLNKERLSSLADFKGRENLNKELGSGKGIIFLTAHYNNWEILPFLSAVLGCNCHVIAREQKYVRLNMLLNRYRSRWGSVVVEKGFSLKAIFRALRKAEVIGILADQSAGKKGIQVKLLDRYASTNPGFISIARSTGAVVIPVFLRRKSLFRHDMDIYPSMDLNKPGREILSDYNRILESYIRRNPEQWLWFHKKWKYSLNKKILILSDSKPGHFKQSRMVAEELKKTLERRNALEWNADDPGLVSISEVVVNWKNRFSKNILHVLGVFASSKAQGRLAFLKFFIAPDSYRALIKDKYDYIISAGSSMVVLNLLLNIENRAFNIHILNPGIYKNRFRLSLVPEHDGIEGENVFSYKGALAEKREVEIDSAEKYLEGLDLDQNALKISVLIGGNPKSSKSYAGGVKELFSRLDSLSKEREVNLLVTTSRRTSQELELFLKNSLSSKNYLKALVIANEYNPSGAYNAILDSAEIVFVGADSISMVSEALAFAKNVAVFKAGKIKSKNERLIQSLKREGFLSVLEPQNLGCFDMGSLEDRKVKVLDNRAMIADLLERVL, encoded by the coding sequence ATGAAAAAGCGCTTTTTGGAAGACTGGATATTTTATTGGATAGCCTTAGCAGTTAAAGGCTTTTTCAGCCTCTTTCCTTACCGGTTAGGAGTTGGCTTTGGAGCAGGCGTTATATATCTGCTGTCGTTTTTTTATAGCCGCAGGTTTGACGTTGCGTACATGAATTTAAAATCTGCTTTTCCGTGTAAATATCCTGCTGAAATAAAATGGTTAATCAGGCGCTCAATATTAAATCTTGGGCTCTCTTTTATGGAATTTATCTTATCGGTTAAATTAAATAAAGAGCGTTTAAGCAGTTTGGCGGATTTCAAAGGCAGGGAGAATTTAAATAAAGAGCTTGGTTCAGGTAAGGGTATTATCTTTCTTACAGCGCATTATAACAACTGGGAGATTCTCCCTTTCTTAAGTGCTGTTTTAGGATGCAACTGTCATGTTATTGCAAGAGAGCAAAAATATGTCAGGCTCAACATGCTTCTTAATAGATACCGCAGCAGGTGGGGCTCCGTTGTTGTCGAGAAAGGGTTCAGCCTTAAAGCAATATTTAGAGCCTTAAGAAAAGCTGAGGTTATAGGGATTCTAGCCGATCAGAGTGCTGGCAAGAAAGGTATTCAGGTGAAGCTGCTAGATAGATATGCTTCTACGAATCCAGGCTTTATCTCTATTGCAAGGTCGACAGGAGCTGTTGTTATACCTGTTTTTTTAAGAAGGAAGAGCCTCTTCAGGCATGATATGGATATCTATCCCAGCATGGATTTGAATAAGCCCGGCAGAGAGATACTATCTGATTATAACAGGATTCTAGAGTCATATATTAGGAGAAATCCTGAACAGTGGCTATGGTTTCATAAAAAGTGGAAATACTCTTTAAATAAAAAGATATTGATTTTATCCGATTCTAAGCCGGGTCACTTTAAACAGTCCCGTATGGTGGCAGAAGAACTTAAAAAAACATTAGAGAGAAGGAATGCCCTTGAGTGGAACGCAGACGATCCAGGGTTAGTATCAATATCTGAAGTAGTTGTAAATTGGAAAAATCGTTTCTCAAAAAATATATTACATGTTTTAGGGGTATTTGCTTCATCTAAGGCGCAGGGTAGGTTGGCATTTTTAAAGTTTTTTATAGCTCCAGACAGTTATAGAGCTCTTATAAAGGATAAATATGATTATATAATAAGTGCCGGTTCATCGATGGTGGTTTTGAATCTACTTCTCAATATAGAGAATAGAGCTTTCAATATTCATATTTTGAATCCTGGAATTTATAAAAATAGATTTAGGTTATCTCTTGTTCCAGAACATGACGGGATAGAGGGAGAGAATGTTTTTTCTTATAAGGGTGCATTGGCTGAGAAGAGAGAAGTTGAGATAGATTCTGCAGAGAAATATCTTGAGGGGCTGGATTTAGATCAGAATGCTTTAAAAATATCTGTTCTTATAGGCGGTAATCCAAAAAGCTCCAAGAGCTATGCCGGCGGTGTTAAAGAGCTCTTCTCCCGTCTTGATTCTTTAAGTAAAGAGAGAGAGGTCAATCTTTTAGTAACTACCTCAAGAAGAACATCTCAAGAGTTAGAACTGTTTTTAAAAAACTCTCTCTCTTCTAAAAACTATCTCAAAGCTCTAGTTATAGCCAATGAGTATAATCCTTCCGGAGCATACAATGCTATACTTGATAGTGCTGAGATAGTCTTCGTTGGCGCAGATAGCATATCGATGGTTTCAGAAGCCCTGGCTTTTGCAAAAAACGTAGCTGTTTTTAAGGCCGGAAAGATCAAAAGTAAGAATGAGCGTTTAATTCAAAGTCTTAAGAGAGAAGGCTTTCTCAGCGTATTAGAGCCGCAGAATTTAGGGTGTTTTGATATGGGGTCTTTGGAGGATAGGAAGGTTAAAGTTCTGGATAATAGAGCCATGATAGCTGATCTTTTGGAAAGAGTATTATGA